TCAGCACAATAGCCCCACATCTCTATCAAGTTCATGTGGTTAAGCTTCCCAATGGTGTTTACTTCTGCTAAGAATTCGGCTTCTCCTTTGTTAGCATCCATGAGTCGTTTGATCGCTGCTATTCGACCGTCGGACAACGTTGCTTTGTACACTATTCCACCTGCACCTCTTCCAATCTCTTGTGAGAACTTATTAGTAGCCTTTTTAAGCTCTCCATAGGTGAATTTTCTGAAACCAGTTGTAGCTAAATGGTAGCCTGCATTGGGGCTTGAATTATCATTGGTTCTAATGAATAAATTCCATACTAACAAAATGGTAATAAACTCAACTCCCCCTATAGCACAAGCTGTCCAAAGAGCAAATCTCAATGACTCATTTTCACTCCTTTTGGTATATTTTCGTTCAAGCTCCTGCACTTCATTAGAACATTGTAACTCAGGATGTTCAACAGTATCAATGTAAGAAGAGACAATAGCTTTAGGCAATTTCACATAGAAATCAGCATTAAAATTAGGTGGTCGATGTCCATTCAACAACTGTGTCTTGGGATAACAATATGTACCATCTGATTCATGTGCTTTAATAAACCTGAATTGAAACCCTTTACAATCACACAACTGCAAACAAATTTGCTTGCAACCTTCCAAGGTGACATTAGTATACAACTTGAAATCATAGCCATAGAATTCAACATGACGGAGCTTTAAGAAACCAAACTGATGATCAGTTTGGTTACAAGGAAGATGAAACTCTGGCTCACAACCAAGAGACCAATCACTAAGATTCTTCAACTTATACCCTGGACTACAACTACAGTCCCTTCCAAAACTAGgagaataaatacatatactGTTTGGTCCACAACATCCATGAACCATACATGGTTGAAGAAAGGCTTGCCATGAAACAACCCAAGCTTTTGTATCTTCACTTAGACTATATAACCTAAGATTACCatcaaaatccattttcaaCATCCTTGAGATGTTCAAACCATAATCAGCTGACAAGAAAGTGAAATTATCAGTTGAACTGAAATTACCCCAAGAGTCTAAAACAGCTATTTTGGTGTTATTGAATGTGGATCTTCCAGCTTCCCATCTCAATAGCCATGGACTTGGCCAATAAACACTTGAAAACTCTGGACCTTTGTAGACAAGGCAAAGCACATTATCTGTGTCGAAATACAGCTGATAATAACCCGAAGAGTAATTCCCTTGGCTTCTCCTTGAAACAAGCTTTGAATTCTCATTGAATGGTTGAGAAGGAAGAAGAGTATCCGTGGGTGAATCATAGCTTTGCCATAATATAAGACCTTccacatcacacaagataagGTTGCCACCATTTTCAAGCTTCAAGTATGAAGGCATAGGTGACATAGTTTTTGTTTCCCATACAATGATATGACCAGCATCTTTTAAAACAAGGTTACCTGATTTTAACAGACAAAGCTTTGAGAATCTACCATTGACTGGTTGATCCCTATTTGCCATCCAAACAATGGTGCAACTGTTGGCATCACAGGTTGGTTTATTGAACCATATGGCAAAGGAATAAGCGTTTTGGCCAACAGGATGGAAACCAGCACTGAAACTTCCATCAGGTGATGTCAAAACATCAGCTGGTGTCTCCACTGAGAGTGATGAGCCTGCCCGCAGACTATCAGAGGATGAAAAAGAAGGAAAGCAAAGTAAACCCAAAGACAAAACAAGAGGAATCAATGGTGTAGCCATggaattttttgtgaaaatggAGAAAGGCAAGAGTGGTTGAAAGAACAACAGTTTTAGAGGGGTTTTCTGGAAGTATTAGATGAAAATTGATGTGATTGCCTATGTCGTGGAATAGGAATGAAAATGATCTGATTTAATGacggttttataattttttgaaattagagTGGATTATTGTAGCAGCGGACACCAGAAGACAAATTTAGTGACAACATTGACAAACTTTAGTGTCAAATCATGTAATTAATAGAAGACAGCTAATAAGTAGAGAAAATATCAGTTCCAATTCACACTTGCCGATGGAAACGGCAACTGCAAATTGCAGACGAcaacaatttattattttattgacaTCCACATTCCAATGTATAATAAATACTGAAATTTATATTAGTtgaaaagataatattttatatcttaaaaattatattataaaaaattatcaattaaatattatttacagatataaatataattaatgcattttataattatttatcgcatttgatttattgattaaaagTATTTATCACATCATTAAAGTTGTTGgatgttaaattaatttgtttaagtcaattaaatttattttgataagtcGATCTGATTATGATTAGaagttaattatttatgaaaatttatattaaatatatgttgGTGAATAAGCTTGGTTATAGTTAGaagttaaatatgttaaaatttgatctaACCTACCTATTCTCAAATCTAAATATTTGGGCTTTCAATCTAGGCTTCGATAATTAAACCTATTGGACCAACCTATTTTGTGTACAAGTTGATATATTATTGGTAAGttgcaaatttatttataatttattcttaaaattttagcttaatccaaattcataaaatattctATGTTGCAAATATATTGTTATATTGACTTGTCATTTTTACATAATacttgtaaaaattatattgagAGAAGGAGTTGGAGGTTAGTAAAAATAGTAAAGGTAATGATAAGGAGCAAGGAGTTGAAAAGAAGTTAGATAAGGGGGAGTGGAGGTCGCAAGGAAAAGAAGAATGAATAAGTATAAAGGGTATTAGGAGGATCGAGCGGCGGCGTGCATAAAAGGCTAGTCTATATTTAAACGATCTTTTAGAAGTTATCCATTTTGCATTAGCAACATTCCCctgtaaatgtaaaagaattagaaatttttataaatatgagaaaaggTAAAACGTGAGAAGAGTAACAACGAAATTAGCTGTTTAAACATTAGTATCTTGTTGATTTGAACTAAGTACGTTATGAAATGAATGGTTCTTCACGaatcttaaatttattaagataagtGTTAACTTATGACACACGACTAATTTGTGTTCGAATCGAGACTATTTCAATATGGGCACGGAAACAGGCCGAACGACTGCATGTGTGTTGAGCTTTTAGCCTCAATTGCTCAATGAGGATACGAGGCAAATCTATATTTAAACCCTCTCACAAGCTTACCCACTTTGTATTACTAACAAAGGatagagaaaagaaaggttTGTGTTGATGATACACTAGTTGCTGAAACTTTGAGAGAAGGGTTATTAGTAGCTGTTGTACATGATTATAAAGATATTATTTTGGAGTCGAATTCGAAAATGGCTATTGATGAAATACTGATAGAAGGAGATGGCAGCTTAGACCTTTACTTGTGGATATTGATGATTAGGTTTCTAAGTGTCATAGGGTTCGTTTGTAAAAGGTGAAGCGTACCGCTAATGAAGCAGCAAATTATCTTGCTAGACATTGCAGGGATGGATTTGAGGCTGAGGGCTAGGTTAAGAAACCTCTATCCTCGTTGATGTTCATCTTAAGCAAGGATGGCCTTCCTTGCCCGCattgatttttttgtctttGTGGGTTGCAGGGATTTTTATATCTGTTCTCTGTTATCCAGGCTCCTTGTTACGTGGTGTTTTTTTATTGTTCCTTGCTTGCATTGATTTTTATCTTTGGCTAAAGCTATACGGAAGTGtcgattaaattttaacttaattgatattagtattgttattaatgcaataaatataagtttgagtgtaataaatatattttatattaagagtaaaaaaatattatgagtAATTTTAGTCCTTCTATAAAAAACCAACAATACAAAACTAatggtgggtttggatggacgatTGGGTGCTGTGCGGTgcgtttaacttactttttCTCTTATGCTACAGTATCACtgcagtatctaatctcaccgtcaCCTCTGTTTTTACACTTACcacaggtaaacgcaccgcccatccaaactcactgTAAAGCCCAGATTTCGCCCGGacccaaaatccaaaataaaacaatccaTTACATTAGTGGCCCAAAACCGAAATTACACCCAACGGGCCCAAAATAGAAAAACCTAGCCCAAATGACTTTAACAGTTTCGGCAGAAAGGAGCAAACCTTAAGCCCAGCGCCGCATGCCGAGCTCCAAGAATGCGCGCGTTCCACCTCCTCGCACGCCGCCACCGCCAAGGCTCGCCAACCACCGGTCGTCCACGCGTCGACActgcaaaaattaaatacaatggCAAAAAGAAAGCACGGGTAGTTAAGCAGACaagtaaagaagaagaaaatgttttAATTCGCTATAAAAGCCCGAATCTAATCGTTGTTTTTTTTACGAAGGCGataaaaaaatcagaaataGAACGGAGTTTTAAAGGTTGAATCTGATtattctcctttctttttcactatttttttcttgcgtttttctttcttttttattttcttttatttatttcttttgcaaGTCggttttagtaaaaattaataataaaaaaggaaaagaagagaacaCCTGAATCGGCCCTTGGACTGGCCGGCGATGGTTCTTTGCCGTCGTCGGATTCAGGCTCGAGAGGGGCCAGAGGTCTTGTTTTCTCCTTGACTCCCTTCCAAAAGTTTGGGCCCTCGAAGTAGCTTTCATGATTCGGAACTCCGTTCTTGTGACGCCACCACGATGCCATGGCGACTTGGAGCGGTCTAGAAAAGGGATTGAGGGGATTTGGGGTTCTTAGATTGTCTGAAAGAAGGGAGAAAGAAATGGGGGCTGAtttctttttagggttttattttattttattttataagattcCATACGGCGTCGTTTAGGGGGGAAGACCTGCGCAATATTGCCTTAATGGGTAATTTGCGCCTTTGGTCCCTCTAATCTGTGCATATTCACTGCTaccttttgtttcattttaatttttgaccACATGTTTCGCTTGTTCCAATCGGCCCATGTTGAATGTCGCATGAGGGAGTGGATTATTCTCCCAATAGGTCCTCGCCTCTCGGGCGCGCCTATTTCATCCCAAgcctcttttctttatttacgaTTTAGACTcgtttttattcaaattcagtTTAGTCCTCACCCATTTGGTTCgattatttattcctttttaaaaGAAGTGGGCTCTTTTATCTTCATTAATTTCAGGTTTTTATGttacttattttatattgttccaaattttatttaatcattttatattatttattgtgaattttattatatacatacatatctttcaaatttttatatatacatattcttttGAAAACGAATGCCctgtatatttattatttattatttttatttgtgttaagtTTTCCTAAAGTtgtttacataaaattttatcatttatttttgagtCATTCTTAATtcgtttattttaaattattatttactttaaattgatttatatgtTATCTtgtcttatttttatttgattattaatatCGGTTGAAATAATATGTGTTGTGTGTTCATTGTTATAATGTGTATCATAATTTGTTTCTTCATATTCATGTATGTGTGTGTATCATTTATCATAAATTGCTATTTCATGTCATATATTATCATTTCATTTCGTTTCATCATTTTAAAGTCGCATTCATTTTTTCTTCACAACCTAATAAATATATTCCGTTCAAAGGTTGTACAcgttattattcaaaataataataatttcaaataaggcaatattttgtattttggaaattttgagaaattgtaccctaacttactgggtctcgattttctcgttaatcctaaatagcaaaatatccttttaaatttctaagcgcataaaatttcaaaaataaaggtaatatttctatacttagaaaattcaagaaatcgtgccctaacttatcgGGCTTCGGTTTGTATCGTTGATTCTAAGTaatcgaatatccttttaaaattaaaataaatgaggtttaaataaaaataaaaggcaagcttACTCTCAAAATATGAGGTATtgcgtcctaacttactggatgtgacatcttggTACTTTGAGATAAGGAAGCGTTTTTCATgttgatttattcgagtaattttaaaataacatacataaagaaggatcgtattttaaattctttaaagttctcaattttgacaccaagacattaagtaatcaactaggtaccaattttgggcgtatcgagggtgctaatccttcctcgtgcgtaaccgactcccgaacccgtctttctgaatttcgtagacaaaaatcgttgttttaataaaaattaaatcgtttattaaaaacaaccacttttcgaggtgacccgatcacacctcatcaaaaaagatcggtggcgactcccacattcgattttattttcaaaacccaagtcgaccccgttttagcaaaaaaatagtgtcaacagcttggcgactccactggggaccaaAATAAGAGGGTCAAGCCACATGTTGATTATTTCTCGTTTTTTTGTCGAAACTTgaaaattcgatttaaatttacgatcctctcattgcatctCTTTTGTCTTGagttatatttttcatcatgttctgtattttattttttatatctctgcacattgcattgcatgaccacTGGTCAcacccctttaagtgggagtgagaaactagtccttcgtgaggttttcacctccgtgcaggatagtagatcgctttcgggatacatccgtacctatgtcttcgtgagattttcatcttcgtgcagccatagggaaatgtattcccctgaaccgaactcggtccgtatgagcctataatgggtgaggatcgaggaatctgctggtttagGTACCTTTGTTTTAGAACTAAACCACATGTAGAGAGccctaagagcctaccctaggtagaaccacttcgATACCCTAGTAttcacccgaataggtgttctatttattcttgcttgcttttgctttgtactaacctgttttcctttttgttatgattgcattgcattttcatcataaaaagaggtgttgattcacgttcggttgttaaatagagagcttatcataaggaaatgggtttcttgataaagtggataataatacggttgtccgaatatggtccaagaaaataTGATAAGAGAAGaatgatagtttaatggaggactacacaaCCATTGCTCCGTGGCCCAAGAGTTCTAGGTGACAAggattattcgagagccgctgaactttcttaaaagagaagccaacgagcaccACGAGGTTGAGTGAGCAACGAGTCACGACCCGGATTGAgtaaaaaggagatagaagatacgtcccttttgaagagttcgtgagatttatcttaacgctcgaatgaagaagaggatcgaatgtctCCGCCTATAAGGGCAAAACCGTATATAtatccactttatgtaaagagatttattttctagtaaagttgttctaatagaattgaaccaagaatcaacgtctctttttgcattcatgcatctgcattacatttcattgaatgcatatttttcattcattaacattacatttcattgcatacaataaatttcctaaaatccaaaagtgcATTAGTTCAGAACTCTAATACAGAGCTAGATAGTTGATAAAGAATGGGCATTCTTTGAAGTTATCAATGGTATGGAAGGGAAATGTGTTTGTGCCTTTgaaaaatgaactaaaaaacCTATCAGGGATTTGTTTCTATATCCGTAGAGGCGTTTTAAACAACCGAACTGTGGAGGagattcttgtaatttttaggaCCATTTCAGAGTAATATTTGGAACGCTCTTATTGTTCTAAGCCTGGGAGCAATAGaaaatccttttgtgaaaaGGCACATGTCCACTATTCTTTATTTCAACgaaatgcatctttgtgtcTTGTTTTGGCAAATATTCTTTTGTTCTTTCCAgttcattcatactcataccGTACAGATAATTATCCTTCGATTCATTAACTCTTTGAGCGTTCTTTCGTCCCTAGAATAGGTCTccaaatatcaatgatatgagcgacactactattgactcagaatctccttttgagcaagatatgtgtctaGGAGAACTTCAAGACTTCGAAGATGATCGAGACTGTAATTTATCTCCTGATTTATTAAAGATGGTAGAGCAAGTCGAAAAGCAAATCTTACCTTACAAAAAAATCAGttggaaattgtgagcttaggagaagagaaaaaggtgAAGATCAGAGCCTGTATCACAGCAGAGACGAAGCGAGATgtcattgagttactccaagaattcaaagatgttttcaCATGATCAAGATATGCTTGAGCTACAAAGACGTGTGGACGCccttaaggaaaaaaaaatcttggaaGAGGTCTATACGGGTGTCTGAGGAacacatgcattgattttgcAATGGCCAAGTGAATCATGAGATATGGGTACTGCTGttccaccatggaaggggattgcatcagTTATACCAAGAAACGCCACAAGAGCCAAATTTACGGGGACAAAATTCAGGTACCTTCATCTattcatgttatgacttttccatgacctttctctatgtgggggcATGGAGGTTATTGGGCAAatctcgccaaaagcttctAGCGGTTATCGAGTCATCTTTGTAGTCATCGATTACTTCATTAggtgggtggaagctgcttcatatgccaatatCACAAAGCTGACAATCAacaaatttcttgaagaatcatatgtcaatatggaatgccaaaaaggatcatattagacaatgcattgaatttgaacaaccgCACGACAtcagaagtttgcagtctgttcaagattaacatcatgtCGCCTCAAAATGAACAGTTCAGTGgaggcaaaaacaaaaaaacaaaaaaaaagcaaaaaagcaaaaaaaataaaaaaaaaggaagcaaaaaaaaagagaaaacaaaagaaaaaaacaaaaaaataaaaaataaaaaataagagaaaaaaacctctaccggggcaacTCATTTCTCAATGGCATTTGGAATAGGGATAGTTTTACCCATCGAAGTTGATATTTCTTCCCTTCGAGTCTTGTCAAAGTTGAAGTTGGATGAAGTAGAATGGATCCAGGTCCGATataattgaagagaaaaggttaaaagctatccgtcatggtcaaatgtaccaaaagcaaatgatgcgagctcaccaAAAAGGTTCaccctagagaattccatgaggggaCCTAATATCGAGGAAGATCCTTCCCATGCAAAAGGACTTCATAGGAAAGTGTATGTCAAACTGGAAAGGACCTTATGCGGAAGGCCTTATCTGAAAAAGCGTCGATATTGACCAAGATGGATGGCAAAAACCGGCCTAATCTTGAGAATTCTGATTCAAGCAATAAATACTTCACtcgaaaaaagaaacaaaaaaagaaaaagaacaaaaagaaaaaggagaggccaaggtgaaaacccgcaaatggcgccttgagaccaaaggggttttgaattgaaaacccaggaatgggcagttcaaattttgatcaaaggtGGGGCATGCGATAGTCTTGCCCTTTCTGAATTAATAAGAAGGAGagatgctacatcttggggcatcaacaaagtcttctaggacttctaaacacatatcaagttcaaaagggtcCTTAAGAATTTTGgggcagagaagctcatgctacgatatctggggcacctatttccattttatccattttttgtatttttgacaaaatacaccatcttgattaatttattctcattttgtattctagcaaaatttgctatcttgattgatTTGTTCATTTAGAGCTTTGCTCTTAACAAATTTCCATCTTATCcgttgtgataatctttttcatcttattcatctCGTATCTCAGCAAAACATGCTATCttgattgatttgtttgtttAGAGCTTtactctcaacaaaatttcattttgtccactttgataatctttttcaagcatttttcattgaaataacgattaatggactgacaATACTATGCAGaaggagttctgcatattactctgaaagtttctaaataatacaaagacctgaaacaggactattgctTAGAACTAACCAAACCTGAGGGTTGAAAACATTTGAGAATGGATAGTCTAAATTGAGACTATTTCTTTGAATCTTCTGTCAAAGATACTTGCTGAACAAAAAAACATCAAtgatagaaccttgatgaaCAGCGAGGAACGacaacccaaacattaaaagggatcattctcataACATTCGACATTCATTCaaatctagttaggagcatttgattcattctgatcatgtcatcctaatcactaggcataaataggttcataaaatagattatacaggtcatgttcatCAGGGAATAGAGCAATGAAgttaacagatcttgccttcctgtatttggtagcgaagcagatcgaagatggcagattttacctccctgactacagaggagtatattgaagccgataactctatctccctgtatttggcagtggaatagattgaagattacagatcttgccttcctgtatttggcagcgaagcagatcgaagatggcagattttacctccctgactACAGAGGAGTACATTAAAGCCGATAACTCTATCTCcctgtatttggcagtggaatagattgaagattgcagatcttgtcttcctgtatttggcagcgaagcagatcgaagatggcagattttacctccctgactacagaggagtacattgaagccgataactctatctccctgtatttggcagtggaatagattgaagattgcagatcttgccttcctgtatttggcagcgaagcagatcgaagatgacagATTTTACCTCATTGACTACAgaggagtacattgaagccgataactctatctccctgtatttggcagtggaatagattgaagattgcagattttgccttcctgtatttggcagggAAGCAGATCgtagatggcagattttacttTCCTGACTACAgaggagtacattgaagccgataactCTATCTCCCTGTATTtggtagtggaatagattgaagattgcagatcttgccttcctgttttggcagcgaagcagatcgaagatgacagattttacctccctgactacagaggagtacattgaagccgataactctatctccctgtatttggcagtggaatagattgaagattgcagatcttgccttcctgtatttggcagcgaagcagatcgtagatggcagattttacttTCCTGACTACAgaggagtacattgaagctgaTAACTCTATCTCCCTGTATTtggtagtggaatagattgaagattgcagatcttgccttcctgtatttggcagcgaagcagatcgtagatggcagattttacttTCCTGACTACAgaggagtacattgaagccgataactctatcttcctgtatttggtagtggaatagattgaagattgcagatcttgccttcctgtatttggcagcgaagcagatcgaagatggcagattttacctccttgACTACAgaggagtacattgaagccgataactctatctccctgtatttggcagtggaatagattgaagattgcagatcttgccttcctgtatttggcaacAAGCGATCGTAGATGGCGATATTACTTTCCGACTACGAgaggagtacattgaagccgataactCTATCTCCCTGTATTtggtagtggaatagattgaagattgcagatcttgccttcctgtatttggcagcgaagcagatcgaagatgacagattttacctccctgactacagaggagtacattgaagccgataactctatctccctgtatttggcagtggaatagattgaagattgcagatcttgccttcctg
This genomic stretch from Gossypium raimondii isolate GPD5lz chromosome 6, ASM2569854v1, whole genome shotgun sequence harbors:
- the LOC105774523 gene encoding putative receptor protein kinase ZmPK1, with product MATPLIPLVLSLGLLCFPSFSSSDSLRAGSSLSVETPADVLTSPDGSFSAGFHPVGQNAYSFAIWFNKPTCDANSCTIVWMANRDQPVNGRFSKLCLLKSGNLVLKDAGHIIVWETKTMSPMPSYLKLENGGNLILCDVEGLILWQSYDSPTDTLLPSQPFNENSKLVSRRSQGNYSSGYYQLYFDTDNVLCLVYKGPEFSSVYWPSPWLLRWEAGRSTFNNTKIAVLDSWGNFSSTDNFTFLSADYGLNISRMLKMDFDGNLRLYSLSEDTKAWVVSWQAFLQPCMVHGCCGPNSICIYSPSFGRDCSCSPGYKLKNLSDWSLGCEPEFHLPCNQTDHQFGFLKLRHVEFYGYDFKLYTNVTLEGCKQICLQLCDCKGFQFRFIKAHESDGTYCYPKTQLLNGHRPPNFNADFYVKLPKAIVSSYIDTVEHPELQCSNEVQELERKYTKRSENESLRFALWTACAIGGVEFITILLVWNLFIRTNDNSSPNAGYHLATTGFRKFTYGELKKATNKFSQEIGRGAGGIVYKATLSDGRIAAIKRLMDANKGEAEFLAEVNTIGKLNHMNLIEMWGYCAEGKHRLLVYEYMEHGSLAETLSFKSLDWSKRFDIALGTARGLAYLHEECLEWVLHCDIKPQNILIDSKYQPKVSDFGLSWLLNRGDVKHSQVSRIRGTRGYMAPEWVFNLPITSKVDVYSYGIVLLELVTGKSPAMGCKMSDDENSKGQRTLVGWVREQMGRAKQNEPWKHEVIDSKLEGIYDEAEMVIMVNVALRCVEEDKDERPTMGEVVEMLLQHGSH